CTCCTCGTGTCTTTGTGCCTTTGTGGTTAAGTGCCAATTACCATTATTTTTTGACCACGAAGACACGAAGACACAAAGGAGTTCTGAATTCCTTGTCTATTCTCTTCGTGTCTTTGTGCCTTTGTGATTAAGTGCCAATTACCATTCAATTTTTGACCACTAAGACACGAAGATATAAAGCAGTCCTGAATTCTTTATTGGATTTCTTCGTGTCTTTGTGCCTTTGTGCCTTTGTGCCTTTGTGGCTAATTGCCAATTTGCGTTTAATTTTTTGACCACCAAGGCATTCATTTTTTCAGGAATTAGCGGTTATGTGATATACTCGGCATGATAATGGAACCATAACACCCAATCCATTTTTATACGCCAACAAATAAAGGGGGATCAATGATTTTTCCACCGCTTATGGAAAATGAAGAGGAGCTCGCCCGCGTAATTGTGGATTCTGCCTTTGCCGTCCATGCGGCGCTTGGGCCCGGATTATTGGAAAGCATTTATGAGACGTGTTTTTGTCACGAATTGTGCAAGCGAAAAGTTGCCTTCCGCCGCCAGGTCGCCGTTCCGATCGTGTACGATGGTGTAACCTTTACCGAAGGACTACGACTTGACGTGATGGTGCAGGAGAAGGTGATCTGTGAATTAAAGTCCGTCGAGTTTATGCATCCCGTCTTTACTGCCCAATTGCTCACATACCTGAAATTATCAGGGAAGCGGCTCGGATTTTTAATTAATTTCAATGTTCCGATAATCAAACGCGGCATTAAGCGCCTGATTCTATAATCCTCTATGTGTCTGCAGTGGTATGCATTCTATTTCCCGCCAAGGCACGAAGTAATTCCATGTCCCATCAGATCTTCTTCATGCCTTCGTGTCTTTGCGGTTCACCTCTCAACCGGCCCAAGCCGCTTACCACCAAGACACGAAGTAATTACATATCTCAACAGATCTTCTTACTTCCCCGTTAAGGCGCTTTCCCTTTTATTTACCAAAATATACATCATGTTCATTTATATACTTTATGTTTATTTTATGATATGATGAATTTGCAGACCGG
The genomic region above belongs to Anaerolineales bacterium and contains:
- a CDS encoding GxxExxY protein translates to MENEEELARVIVDSAFAVHAALGPGLLESIYETCFCHELCKRKVAFRRQVAVPIVYDGVTFTEGLRLDVMVQEKVICELKSVEFMHPVFTAQLLTYLKLSGKRLGFLINFNVPIIKRGIKRLIL